TATTTGCGGGACATATTTTACAAATCCTGAGCAGAAATAACATTAGTATTCTTATCAAAGTATTTTGAAACAATATAAAACTCGTTTAAGCCCAACTTTGATACTATTCTTTTTAATCTCTTTATGTCTATATCCGATGACTTCATTTTTGCTTCAAAGGCAATTTTTTTATTCAGTATAAAATCAATCTCTGCACCTCTGTATCTTTGGTAGTAATTGATAGTATCTACTTTCTTCAGGGTATTAAACACAGCATTTTCAAATAATGTACCGTCTGGAATTTTACCAAGATAATTCAGCATTCCAGTATCGCAGAAATACACCTTTTTAGCGCATCTTACTTCACCGTTTATATTTTTGGAAAACGGGCTGACAAAAGAAACAAAATATGTCTTTTCTAAAAAGTTTAAATATGAATAAACTGTCTCCCTTGAAACCCCGATTTCTGATGCGATTTTTGAAATATCCAATTTTGAGCCCGTCCTACCAGCAAGCAGTAAAATTATATCTCTGAAATTGTTTATGTTTTTGAAATCTCCGAGTACCTTAACATCTTTTTCAAAATATGACTTAAAAATATCTGCCAGTATCATTTTTTTTCGTTCAGTGTCTTCTTCAATTACAACTGCCGGGAATCCGCCGAAATTCAAATACTCGTCATAAAGTTTTGAATAGGTCTCAAACGCAATTTTATTTTTATTTTTTGCTTTCTGTAAAAAACTATCTGAAAACCTTTTTTTTCTTTCCTTAAAAATGAGAAATTCTGTAAAATCTAATGGATATAGTTCGTAGATTATTTTTCTGCCTGCTAATGATTCAGGAAATAAATTTTTCAGATAGAAACTGCTTGAACCGGTGAGAAAAAATTTTATTTTATAATGGTCATAGAGATATTTAACAGGTTTTACAATTTCTGGCGCAACCTGAATCTCGTCAATAAATATGAACATCCGATGGGTTTGGTTTAGACCGAGTGGCTTCATATTTGAAAGAATATTATCGTAATTTTGCTCTTCAAATATTTTCTGATTAAGCGGATTTTCAATATCCAAAAAGATTTTGTTTTCTGCCTTAAGTCCGCCGAATATATCCGTAAGTAAAGTGGTTTTACCTACCTGCCGCATACCGAAAACTAATACGATACCCGGTTTTTCTATTTCTTTGATTAACAATGATTTCAATTTTCGTTGAAAAATTTTTGCCATTTAACCCTCAAAATGCTAATTTTGTTGGTCAATATCTTACAAAATTATACTAAATTTGTCAAGCAAGTTCTGGCTTTCATCTTAAAGTATTTTTTTATTCTTTGGATTCAGTTTTAATAAAAATTCTTCGCACGGCAGACATAGTAT
The DNA window shown above is from Elusimicrobiota bacterium and carries:
- a CDS encoding ATP-binding protein; translated protein: MAKIFQRKLKSLLIKEIEKPGIVLVFGMRQVGKTTLLTDIFGGLKAENKIFLDIENPLNQKIFEEQNYDNILSNMKPLGLNQTHRMFIFIDEIQVAPEIVKPVKYLYDHYKIKFFLTGSSSFYLKNLFPESLAGRKIIYELYPLDFTEFLIFKERKKRFSDSFLQKAKNKNKIAFETYSKLYDEYLNFGGFPAVVIEEDTERKKMILADIFKSYFEKDVKVLGDFKNINNFRDIILLLAGRTGSKLDISKIASEIGVSRETVYSYLNFLEKTYFVSFVSPFSKNINGEVRCAKKVYFCDTGMLNYLGKIPDGTLFENAVFNTLKKVDTINYYQRYRGAEIDFILNKKIAFEAKMKSSDIDIKRLKRIVSKLGLNEFYIVSKYFDKNTNVISAQDL